One part of the Haemophilus parainfluenzae genome encodes these proteins:
- a CDS encoding ABC transporter ATP-binding protein codes for MNPLLDVKNLYVRFKTPDGVVTAVNDLNFTLNAGSTLGIVGESGSGKSQTAFALMGLLAANGEVEGSAIFEGKELVNLPNAELNKIRAEQISMIFQDPMTSLNPYMKIGEQLMEVLQLHKGYDKQTAFAESVKMLDAVKMPEAKKRMGMYPHEFSGGMRQRVMIAMALLCRPKLLIADEPTTALDVTVQAQIMTLLNELKREFNTAIIMITHDLGVVAGICDQVMVMYAGRTMEYGTAEQIFYHPTHPYSIGLMDAIPRLDGNEEHLVTIPGNPPNLLHLPKGCPFSPRCQFATEQCQTAPKLTTFNHGQLRNCWLPAEKFNL; via the coding sequence ATGAATCCTTTATTAGATGTAAAAAATCTCTACGTTCGCTTCAAAACACCAGATGGCGTCGTCACAGCAGTGAATGACTTAAACTTCACGCTGAATGCAGGAAGCACGCTGGGTATTGTAGGCGAAAGTGGCTCAGGCAAGTCACAAACGGCCTTTGCTTTAATGGGTTTATTGGCAGCCAACGGAGAAGTGGAAGGTTCAGCCATTTTTGAAGGGAAAGAATTAGTTAATTTACCGAATGCTGAATTGAATAAAATCCGCGCCGAGCAAATTTCCATGATTTTCCAAGATCCCATGACGTCACTCAACCCATACATGAAAATCGGTGAACAACTCATGGAAGTGCTGCAATTGCACAAAGGTTATGATAAACAAACTGCCTTTGCTGAATCCGTGAAAATGTTAGATGCAGTTAAAATGCCAGAAGCTAAAAAACGTATGGGCATGTATCCGCATGAATTTTCGGGTGGTATGCGTCAACGGGTGATGATTGCGATGGCCTTATTATGCCGTCCCAAACTACTCATTGCTGATGAACCAACCACTGCTTTGGATGTAACGGTTCAAGCGCAAATCATGACTTTATTAAATGAGCTAAAACGTGAATTTAATACTGCGATTATTATGATTACCCATGATCTTGGTGTAGTGGCAGGTATCTGCGATCAAGTTATGGTGATGTATGCTGGACGAACCATGGAATACGGCACAGCGGAACAAATTTTCTATCATCCAACCCATCCTTATTCCATTGGCTTAATGGATGCAATTCCTCGCTTAGACGGCAATGAAGAACACTTGGTAACCATTCCAGGCAATCCACCGAATCTGTTGCATTTGCCAAAAGGTTGCCCATTCTCACCACGTTGCCAATTTGCAACCGAACAATGCCAAACTGCGCCCAAACTGACTACATTTAATCACGGTCAATTACGCAATTGTTGGTTACCCGCGGAGAAATTTAACCTATGA
- a CDS encoding ComF family protein: MFSHFFQFSCVYCKRSIHLGRNGLCSRCQKQIKTFPYCGRCGSPLQHYAMGCGHCLRNEPAWDRIVIIGHYLEPLSSLIHRFKFQKQSWLDRSLSRLLYLAVREARRTHGLSLPQAIIPVPLYHFRQWQRGYNQADLLANWLSRWCDVPNCHHVVKRIKHTHTQRGLSAKDRRYNLQNAFTVNTKKSFPYERVALVDDVITTGSTLAEIAKQLRKLGVKEIQVWGLARA; the protein is encoded by the coding sequence ATGTTTTCTCATTTTTTTCAATTTAGCTGTGTGTATTGCAAGCGATCTATTCATCTTGGTCGAAATGGATTGTGCAGTCGATGTCAGAAGCAAATTAAAACTTTCCCTTATTGTGGGCGATGTGGTTCACCCTTGCAGCATTATGCAATGGGCTGTGGACATTGTTTGAGAAATGAACCCGCTTGGGATCGTATTGTGATTATTGGGCATTACCTCGAACCGCTTTCTTCACTTATTCATCGTTTTAAATTTCAAAAACAGTCTTGGTTAGATCGCAGTTTATCGCGTTTGCTTTATCTTGCGGTGCGAGAGGCGAGACGAACGCATGGACTCTCACTGCCACAGGCGATTATCCCTGTGCCGTTATATCATTTTCGGCAATGGCAACGAGGCTACAACCAGGCTGATTTATTAGCGAACTGGTTGAGCCGTTGGTGTGATGTGCCTAACTGTCATCATGTGGTGAAACGAATTAAACACACCCACACTCAGCGAGGTTTAAGTGCGAAAGATCGACGATATAATCTACAAAATGCTTTTACAGTGAATACCAAAAAGTCTTTTCCTTATGAACGTGTTGCGTTGGTGGATGATGTGATTACAACCGGCTCAACGTTGGCAGAGATAGCCAAACAGCTTCGAAAATTAGGCGTAAAAGAAATTCAAGTGTGGGGCTTAGCGAGAGCCTAA
- a CDS encoding competence protein ComC, with amino-acid sequence MRNFINELVQKSAQSWFGRWLRLPQMVHAAFWLSALSAVIFLPVFRYVENSNELHRLDAELSLQQQEWDKQEKILQTLRQKSDSRQLSPELANSVLPINQHVQALLNGRLRALDLRWDFSQHTLLHLSLQGYFVDLQQFLTALLNDVPTLSLTQLNIKKLDEEENASITCELIFQLNKDK; translated from the coding sequence ATGAGGAACTTTATCAATGAGCTAGTTCAAAAAAGTGCGCAAAGTTGGTTTGGGAGATGGCTTCGATTACCTCAAATGGTCCATGCTGCCTTTTGGTTGAGTGCATTAAGTGCAGTCATCTTTTTACCTGTTTTTCGTTACGTTGAAAATAGCAACGAACTACATCGACTTGACGCAGAATTGAGTTTGCAGCAGCAAGAGTGGGATAAACAGGAAAAGATTTTACAAACCTTAAGGCAAAAGTCAGACAGCCGACAACTTTCTCCTGAATTGGCTAACTCTGTGTTGCCGATTAATCAGCATGTACAGGCGCTGTTAAATGGGCGACTTCGAGCGTTGGATTTACGTTGGGATTTTTCTCAACATACTTTGTTGCATTTGTCGTTACAAGGCTATTTTGTCGATTTACAGCAATTTTTGACCGCACTTTTAAACGATGTTCCTACACTTTCTTTAACTCAATTAAACATTAAGAAATTAGATGAAGAGGAAAATGCTTCTATTACATGCGAGTTAATTTTCCAACTAAATAAGGACAAATAA
- the oppC gene encoding oligopeptide ABC transporter permease OppC, whose amino-acid sequence MTDYRTQPINQKNADFVEHVADRIEEMQLEGRSLWQDAKRRFFRNKAAVASLIILAFIIVFITVAPWFFPFTYEDTDWNMMSAPPTMEGYHFFGTDASGRDLLVRTAIGGRISLLVGIAGAFISVTIGTIYGAISGYVGGKTDMLMMRFLEILSSFPFMFFVILLVTLFGQNIFLIFIAIGAIAWLGLARIVRGQTLSLKNKEFVEAAIVCGVPRRQIILKHIIPNVLGLVAVYASLEVPGLILFESFLSFLGLGTQEPMSSWGALLSDGAAQMEVSPWLLIFPAFFLCLTLFCFNFIGDGLRDALDPKDR is encoded by the coding sequence ATGACAGATTATCGTACTCAGCCGATTAATCAGAAAAATGCGGATTTTGTGGAACACGTGGCTGACCGTATTGAAGAAATGCAACTGGAAGGCCGCAGCCTATGGCAAGATGCGAAACGCCGTTTTTTCCGCAACAAAGCGGCCGTTGCCAGTCTGATTATTCTAGCGTTTATTATTGTATTTATTACCGTAGCGCCTTGGTTCTTCCCCTTTACCTATGAAGATACCGATTGGAATATGATGAGCGCCCCACCAACAATGGAAGGCTATCACTTCTTCGGTACCGATGCCTCGGGTCGCGACTTATTGGTACGTACTGCTATCGGTGGACGGATTTCATTATTGGTCGGTATTGCTGGTGCTTTCATTTCCGTAACTATCGGCACAATTTATGGGGCTATTTCCGGTTATGTAGGCGGTAAAACAGATATGTTGATGATGCGCTTTTTAGAGATTCTCAGCTCATTTCCATTTATGTTTTTCGTCATTTTGTTAGTGACCCTTTTTGGCCAAAACATTTTCTTAATTTTTATCGCAATCGGGGCCATTGCTTGGCTTGGTCTTGCACGTATTGTACGCGGACAAACCCTCAGCCTAAAAAATAAAGAATTCGTCGAAGCCGCCATCGTTTGTGGCGTACCTCGTCGCCAAATCATTTTGAAACACATTATTCCGAATGTATTGGGCTTAGTGGCAGTTTACGCCTCGCTTGAAGTACCGGGGCTCATTCTATTTGAATCATTCTTAAGCTTCTTAGGATTAGGTACACAAGAGCCGATGAGTAGTTGGGGCGCACTCTTAAGTGATGGTGCTGCGCAAATGGAAGTCTCGCCTTGGTTATTAATTTTCCCGGCATTTTTCCTTTGCCTTACCCTATTTTGTTTTAACTTTATCGGTGACGGGTTGCGTGATGCACTCGATCCGAAAGATAGATAG
- the nfuA gene encoding Fe-S biogenesis protein NfuA, producing MEQIFISDAAQAHFRKLLDTQEEGTNIRIFVVNPGTPGAECGVSYCPPNSVEATDTEMKYDTFSAFVDEISLPFLEDAEIDYVTEELGAQLTLKAPNAKMRKVADDAPLIERVEYVIQTQINPQLASHGGKITLIEITDDGYAVLQFGGGCNGCSMVDVTLKDGVEKQLVSLFPNELKGARDVTEHQRGEHSYY from the coding sequence ATGGAACAAATTTTTATTTCAGATGCTGCACAAGCACATTTTCGGAAACTTTTAGATACACAAGAAGAAGGTACCAATATCCGTATTTTTGTTGTGAATCCAGGTACACCTGGAGCAGAATGTGGCGTGTCTTATTGCCCGCCAAATTCAGTTGAAGCGACTGATACTGAAATGAAGTACGATACGTTCTCTGCATTTGTGGATGAAATCAGCTTACCGTTTTTAGAAGATGCGGAAATTGATTATGTAACAGAAGAGCTTGGGGCTCAACTGACTTTAAAAGCGCCTAACGCAAAAATGCGTAAAGTTGCGGATGATGCGCCTTTAATTGAGCGCGTAGAGTATGTGATTCAAACACAAATCAACCCACAATTAGCCAGTCATGGCGGTAAAATCACGTTAATTGAAATTACTGATGACGGTTATGCAGTTTTACAATTTGGTGGTGGCTGTAACGGTTGTTCAATGGTGGATGTCACCTTAAAAGATGGGGTAGAGAAACAGTTAGTTTCGCTCTTCCCAAATGAATTAAAAGGTGCAAGAGACGTAACCGAACACCAACGTGGTGAACATTCTTATTACTAA
- the yihA gene encoding ribosome biogenesis GTP-binding protein YihA/YsxC, translating to MSEIKLNYHKTHFLTSAPNIRSIPEDTGIEIAFAGRSNAGKSTALNALTNQKSLARTSKTPGRTQLINLFEVEPNCKLVDLPGYGYAAVPEKMKIEWQKSLGEYLQKRECLGGLVVLMDIRHPLKDLDQQMIEWAVSADLPVMLLLTKADKLSQSARSKQVKMVREAILPFQGDIQVEAFSAQNKIGIDKLATKLDSWFAPLFV from the coding sequence ATGTCTGAAATTAAACTGAATTATCATAAAACGCATTTTCTTACGAGCGCCCCCAATATTCGTTCTATCCCAGAAGATACAGGAATTGAAATTGCTTTTGCGGGACGCTCAAATGCTGGAAAATCAACCGCACTTAATGCATTAACCAATCAAAAAAGCTTAGCTCGAACTTCTAAAACACCTGGTCGTACACAGCTCATCAACCTTTTTGAGGTGGAGCCGAATTGTAAACTAGTGGATTTACCCGGCTATGGTTATGCTGCTGTTCCTGAAAAAATGAAAATCGAATGGCAAAAATCCCTCGGGGAATATTTGCAAAAACGCGAATGTTTAGGCGGGCTTGTTGTTTTAATGGATATTCGCCATCCTTTAAAAGATCTCGACCAACAAATGATCGAATGGGCTGTTTCTGCTGATTTACCGGTTATGTTACTTTTAACTAAAGCAGATAAGCTCAGTCAAAGTGCGCGTAGCAAACAGGTCAAAATGGTACGTGAAGCTATTTTACCCTTCCAAGGTGATATTCAAGTTGAGGCTTTTTCTGCACAAAACAAAATTGGTATTGATAAATTAGCAACTAAGTTAGATAGTTGGTTTGCGCCACTTTTCGTGTAG
- a CDS encoding competence protein ComA has translation MGIVPRKQLKQKIGVSKQQDNLYFVWLDEFYKVQSICLNGQQKDIFPQLLPHLPQKANQCCFIGSISPHLTWSKTLILPQTLNAQECEQQCRFILQKELPIPLDELWFDYLAMPLKQGFRLDITAIRQESANAELEKYLPLKLTALDSLNHSILRAFYAILGQEPINTLFLYQDQQGCLAVCERLQQRQVLQSQGDLSELYQQFTQRFPETIEQIYMYQTPDILNSHTIELLSQDWQRIETDFPFIALGNALWQTDLKLVDLSLKPAALLPLVNRESGDVKP, from the coding sequence ATGGGAATTGTTCCTAGAAAGCAGCTAAAACAAAAAATTGGTGTGAGTAAACAACAAGATAACCTCTATTTTGTTTGGCTAGATGAATTCTACAAAGTTCAATCTATTTGCTTAAATGGACAACAAAAGGACATTTTCCCCCAGTTATTACCTCATTTACCTCAAAAAGCGAACCAATGTTGTTTTATTGGTTCCATTTCCCCCCATTTGACTTGGTCTAAAACGCTTATTTTACCGCAAACACTCAATGCTCAGGAGTGTGAACAACAATGTCGTTTTATTTTGCAAAAAGAATTGCCGATTCCGTTGGATGAATTATGGTTTGATTATCTTGCCATGCCATTAAAACAAGGTTTCCGTTTGGATATCACGGCGATTCGACAAGAAAGCGCCAATGCAGAATTAGAAAAATATTTGCCGCTAAAATTGACCGCACTTGATTCACTGAATCACAGTATTTTACGTGCATTTTATGCCATTTTAGGTCAAGAGCCGATTAACACTTTATTTTTATATCAAGATCAACAAGGATGTCTCGCCGTTTGTGAACGCTTACAACAACGACAAGTTTTGCAATCTCAAGGTGATTTATCCGAACTTTATCAACAATTTACCCAGCGTTTTCCTGAAACCATAGAACAGATTTATATGTATCAAACGCCCGATATATTAAATTCACACACAATCGAATTACTGTCTCAGGATTGGCAGCGTATCGAAACAGATTTTCCTTTCATCGCCTTAGGTAATGCACTTTGGCAAACCGATTTAAAGCTAGTGGATTTATCTTTAAAACCAGCCGCACTTTTGCCTTTAGTTAATCGGGAGAGTGGTGATGTTAAGCCTTAA
- a CDS encoding type IV pilus secretin PilQ, with amino-acid sequence MIKQKIKTKCGQFLMCFLILWTTYSAAENRVFSLRLKQAPMVATLQQLALEQNANLMIDDELEGTLSLQLENVDFDRLLRSVAKIKRLSFYQENDIYYLGKPSQHEQYAEKMTEPMAISGESLPSETPLVSTTIKLHFAKASDVMKSLTTGSGSLLSPSGTITFDDRSNVLLIQDDARSIKNIKKLIAELDKPIEQIVIEARIVTITDESLKELGVRWGIFNPTEAAHRVSGSLDANGFSNISNNLNVNFATTVTPAGSLAFQVAKINGRLLDLELTALERENNVEIIASPRLLTTNKKSASIKQGTEIPYVVTNGKNDTQSVEFREAVLGLEVTPHISKDNNILLDLLVSQNSPGNRVAYGQGNEVVSIDKQEINTQVFAKDGETIVLGGVFHDTITKGIDKVPLLGDIPGIKRLFSKESERHQKRELVIFVTPHILKQGERMEMAKKEKHFKQIEKAKK; translated from the coding sequence ATGATAAAGCAGAAAATAAAAACAAAGTGCGGTCAGTTTTTAATGTGTTTTTTGATCCTATGGACAACTTACTCGGCGGCAGAAAATCGCGTATTTTCACTTCGCTTAAAACAAGCTCCCATGGTGGCGACACTCCAGCAACTTGCTCTTGAGCAAAATGCCAATTTAATGATTGATGATGAGTTAGAAGGAACGCTTTCATTGCAATTAGAGAACGTAGATTTTGATCGTTTATTGCGTTCTGTGGCAAAAATCAAAAGGCTCTCTTTTTATCAAGAAAATGATATTTATTATTTGGGTAAGCCTTCTCAACATGAACAATATGCAGAGAAAATGACAGAACCTATGGCGATTAGCGGAGAAAGTTTGCCTAGTGAAACACCACTTGTGAGTACAACGATTAAACTGCATTTTGCTAAGGCCTCTGATGTGATGAAATCTTTAACAACTGGTAGTGGTTCTTTGCTTTCACCTAGCGGCACAATTACCTTTGATGATCGAAGCAATGTATTACTGATTCAGGATGATGCACGTTCTATCAAAAATATCAAAAAATTGATTGCAGAGCTGGATAAACCCATTGAACAAATTGTCATCGAAGCACGTATTGTGACGATTACTGATGAAAGCCTGAAAGAGTTAGGTGTACGTTGGGGTATTTTTAATCCGACTGAGGCTGCCCATCGAGTGAGTGGCAGTCTAGATGCGAATGGTTTTAGTAATATCAGTAATAATTTAAATGTGAATTTTGCGACAACGGTCACGCCAGCTGGCTCATTAGCATTTCAAGTCGCTAAAATTAATGGCCGATTATTAGACTTAGAATTGACTGCACTTGAACGTGAAAATAACGTAGAAATTATTGCGAGCCCTCGCTTACTCACGACCAATAAGAAAAGTGCAAGTATCAAACAAGGGACGGAAATTCCTTATGTAGTGACGAACGGGAAAAATGACACCCAATCAGTGGAGTTTCGAGAAGCTGTGTTGGGATTGGAAGTCACACCGCATATTTCAAAGGATAATAATATCTTATTGGATTTATTAGTCAGTCAAAATTCCCCGGGAAACCGTGTGGCTTATGGGCAAGGTAACGAAGTCGTGTCTATTGATAAACAAGAAATTAATACACAAGTTTTTGCTAAAGATGGGGAAACGATTGTATTAGGTGGTGTATTCCACGATACGATCACAAAAGGAATTGATAAAGTGCCGCTATTGGGTGATATTCCAGGTATTAAGCGCTTATTTAGTAAGGAAAGTGAACGTCATCAAAAGCGAGAGCTTGTAATTTTTGTGACTCCTCATATTTTAAAACAAGGTGAAAGAATGGAAATGGCTAAGAAAGAAAAGCATTTTAAGCAAATTGAAAAAGCGAAAAAATAA
- a CDS encoding pilus assembly protein PilP, whose amino-acid sequence MSAFSQDPFDRKQREQTEYPKEGLTLPPVSTCVYSELRLAEERPLAQLDIVGVVQYGKQAEVLFNDDGHILSVQVGQRIGKEGYLIEKVSKNGVTLQSYKPGQCEQTTSIIMRF is encoded by the coding sequence GTGTCAGCATTTTCGCAAGATCCTTTTGATCGTAAACAAAGAGAACAAACCGAATATCCAAAAGAGGGGCTTACCCTACCGCCAGTGTCGACTTGCGTGTATTCAGAGCTGAGACTGGCGGAGGAACGCCCATTGGCTCAGCTAGATATTGTGGGAGTCGTGCAATATGGTAAACAGGCAGAAGTATTATTTAATGATGATGGGCATATTCTTTCCGTTCAAGTCGGGCAGCGAATTGGAAAAGAAGGTTATTTAATTGAAAAAGTAAGTAAAAATGGCGTGACGCTTCAAAGTTATAAACCGGGGCAATGTGAACAAACGACCTCAATCATAATGAGATTTTAA
- the oppF gene encoding murein tripeptide/oligopeptide ABC transporter ATP binding protein OppF, whose translation MTVSNNKELLLEVNHLGVSFKIKNEKSLFFAKPQTLKAVKDVSFKLYAGETLGVVGESGCGKSTLARAIIGLVEASEGEILWLGKNLRKQSAKQWKETRKDIQMIFQDPLASLNPRMNIGEIIAEPLKIYQPHLSAAEVKEKVQAMMLKVGLLPNLINRYPHEFSGGQCQRIGIARALIIEPKMIICDEPVSALDVSIQAQVVNLLKSLQKEMGLSLIFIAHDLAVVKHISDRVLVMYLGNAMELGSDEEVYNNTKHPYTKALMSAVPIPDPKLERNKSIELLEGDLPSPINPPSGCVFRTRCLKADENCAKQKPPFTSQNNSHFVACLKVL comes from the coding sequence ATGACAGTCTCAAATAACAAAGAATTACTCCTTGAAGTCAATCACTTAGGCGTCAGTTTTAAAATTAAAAATGAGAAATCCCTTTTCTTCGCCAAACCGCAAACCTTAAAAGCGGTGAAGGATGTCTCTTTTAAACTTTACGCAGGTGAAACTCTCGGTGTGGTGGGTGAGTCCGGTTGCGGTAAATCCACACTTGCACGCGCTATTATCGGTTTAGTCGAAGCGAGCGAAGGGGAAATCTTGTGGCTTGGTAAAAATTTACGAAAACAATCAGCCAAACAATGGAAAGAAACGCGTAAAGATATCCAAATGATTTTCCAAGATCCGCTGGCCTCTCTCAATCCGCGAATGAATATTGGTGAAATCATTGCTGAGCCATTAAAAATCTACCAACCGCACTTAAGTGCCGCTGAAGTGAAAGAAAAAGTACAAGCAATGATGTTGAAAGTTGGGCTTTTACCAAACTTGATTAACCGCTATCCGCATGAGTTTTCTGGTGGCCAATGTCAGCGTATCGGTATTGCTCGTGCGTTAATCATTGAGCCGAAAATGATCATTTGTGATGAGCCGGTTTCTGCATTGGATGTATCGATTCAAGCTCAAGTGGTAAATTTATTAAAATCCCTACAAAAAGAAATGGGGCTTTCCTTAATTTTTATCGCCCATGACTTAGCGGTGGTAAAACACATTTCTGACCGCGTATTAGTCATGTATTTAGGCAATGCCATGGAATTAGGCAGTGATGAGGAGGTATATAACAATACCAAACATCCTTATACCAAAGCCTTAATGTCTGCAGTTCCGATTCCCGATCCAAAATTGGAACGCAATAAATCCATCGAATTGCTTGAAGGTGATTTGCCTTCGCCAATTAATCCGCCGTCTGGTTGCGTGTTCCGTACCCGCTGCCTGAAAGCTGATGAAAATTGTGCGAAACAAAAACCACCTTTCACCAGCCAAAACAACAGCCATTTTGTGGCTTGTTTAAAAGTCTTATAA
- a CDS encoding competence protein ComB, translating to MLSLNLLPWRLEQHQKAFRRFMWQGFIWLACSVLIVIGLNQLNEQQGQALNQTKEKLTQITHQVHQKRIQVQQLQSNLKEMNELTEMDTEYVYRLLNLLSELPLQQGELDEFTLNAKQIVLSGMTESQQEFEEIHQFLKRHFTEVNLTKFQPVQQQLFFQFDIHLSESMQ from the coding sequence ATGTTAAGCCTTAATTTATTGCCTTGGCGTTTAGAACAACATCAAAAGGCCTTTCGTCGTTTTATGTGGCAAGGTTTCATTTGGCTAGCTTGTTCAGTTTTGATTGTCATTGGATTGAACCAACTCAATGAACAACAAGGGCAAGCCCTAAATCAGACAAAAGAAAAACTGACACAAATAACTCATCAAGTCCATCAGAAGCGCATTCAAGTTCAGCAACTACAAAGTAACTTAAAAGAAATGAATGAGTTGACTGAGATGGATACGGAATATGTGTATCGCCTGCTTAATTTATTAAGTGAGCTGCCATTACAACAGGGTGAGTTAGATGAATTTACGCTCAATGCGAAGCAAATTGTCCTTTCAGGCATGACAGAAAGCCAACAAGAGTTTGAAGAGATACATCAATTTCTCAAACGCCATTTTACAGAGGTTAACTTAACTAAGTTTCAGCCAGTGCAACAGCAGTTATTTTTTCAATTTGATATTCATTTATCGGAGTCTATGCAATGA
- a CDS encoding YifB family Mg chelatase-like AAA ATPase, with translation MSLAIVYSRASMGVQAPLVTIEVHLSNGKPGFTLVGLPEKTVKEAQDRVRSALINAQFKYPAKRITVNLAPADLPKEGGRFDLPIAIGILAASDQLDGSRLKQFEFVGELALTGELRGVHGVIPAILAAQKAKRAPIIAYQNANEASLVSEQETYFAKNLLDVVQFLNNQEKLPLASLLAQESAVGFSAKNHLDLTDIIGQQHAKRALTIAAAGQHNLLFLGPPGTGKTMLASRLTALLPEMTDLEAIETASVTSLVQNELNFHNWKQRPFRAPHHSASLPALVGGGTIPKPGEISLAHNGVLFLDELPEFERKVLDALRQPLESGEIIISRANAKIQFPARFQLVAAMNPSPTGHYTGTHNRTSPQQVMRYLSRLSGPFLDRFDLSIEVPLLPQGSLQNTGDRGETSQQVREKVLKVREIQLARAGKINAYLSSKEIERDCKLQDKDSLFLENALNKLGLSVRAYHRILKVSRTIADLNDEKEIQQPHLAEALGYRAMDRLLQKLSAA, from the coding sequence ATGTCTCTTGCCATTGTTTATAGCCGTGCCTCAATGGGGGTACAAGCCCCCCTTGTCACCATTGAGGTGCACTTAAGTAACGGAAAGCCTGGATTTACCTTAGTTGGCCTACCTGAAAAAACAGTAAAAGAAGCGCAAGATCGTGTCAGAAGTGCATTAATAAATGCCCAGTTCAAATATCCGGCCAAACGCATCACCGTTAACCTTGCACCAGCCGATTTACCCAAAGAAGGGGGACGATTTGATTTACCTATTGCAATCGGTATTTTAGCCGCATCAGATCAACTTGATGGCAGCCGTTTAAAACAGTTTGAATTCGTAGGTGAGCTCGCATTAACAGGTGAATTACGTGGTGTACACGGTGTCATTCCTGCCATTTTAGCGGCACAAAAAGCGAAACGCGCCCCCATTATCGCTTATCAAAATGCTAATGAAGCTTCGCTTGTTTCAGAACAAGAGACTTATTTTGCTAAAAACCTGTTAGACGTCGTACAATTCTTAAATAATCAAGAAAAATTACCTTTAGCCTCATTACTCGCACAAGAAAGTGCGGTCGGATTTTCAGCTAAAAATCACTTAGATTTGACCGATATTATTGGTCAACAACATGCTAAACGAGCACTAACGATAGCGGCAGCAGGTCAGCACAACCTACTCTTTTTAGGGCCACCAGGGACGGGTAAAACCATGTTGGCAAGCCGTCTTACTGCATTGCTACCTGAAATGACCGATTTAGAAGCCATTGAAACCGCTTCGGTTACGAGCTTAGTACAAAATGAATTAAATTTTCATAACTGGAAACAACGTCCGTTTCGAGCGCCACATCATAGTGCCTCATTACCGGCCTTAGTAGGTGGGGGAACCATTCCAAAACCAGGCGAAATATCACTCGCACATAACGGCGTACTTTTTCTTGATGAATTGCCTGAGTTTGAGCGTAAAGTGCTTGATGCACTTCGACAGCCCTTAGAAAGTGGAGAAATTATTATTTCGCGTGCCAATGCAAAAATCCAATTCCCCGCTCGCTTTCAACTCGTTGCCGCGATGAATCCAAGTCCAACCGGGCATTATACGGGAACACATAATCGCACCTCGCCGCAGCAAGTGATGCGTTATTTAAGCCGACTTTCAGGGCCATTTTTAGATCGCTTTGATTTATCTATTGAAGTACCTCTTCTGCCACAAGGTAGCTTACAGAATACAGGGGATAGAGGTGAGACAAGCCAGCAAGTACGAGAAAAAGTGTTAAAAGTGAGAGAAATTCAACTTGCCCGAGCCGGTAAAATCAATGCGTATCTTTCAAGCAAAGAAATTGAACGGGATTGTAAATTACAAGATAAAGACTCGCTATTCCTTGAGAATGCACTCAATAAGCTAGGACTTTCAGTAAGAGCCTATCATCGGATTTTAAAAGTCTCACGCACGATTGCTGATTTAAATGACGAAAAAGAAATACAGCAACCCCATTTAGCTGAAGCGCTCGGATATCGAGCCATGGATCGATTGCTACAGAAATTATCTGCCGCTTAA